A genome region from Setaria italica strain Yugu1 chromosome III, Setaria_italica_v2.0, whole genome shotgun sequence includes the following:
- the LOC101768358 gene encoding uncharacterized protein LOC101768358 produces MAIEADTVAAARAASVSVSETAPMSPAASAAAAAGTARPRVGWLKKLIPRDYLPRSRRWRLAAPSAGGASRLASSLSRSLRWKRLPGLSSLSLRSGSASAVVDAVAFRVMYVVEAVVLGLALSCFFLCCGCHL; encoded by the coding sequence ATGGCCATCGAGGCGgacacggtggcggcggcgagggcggcttcGGTTTCGGTTTCGGAGACGGCGCCCATGTCCCcggccgcctcggcggcggcggcagcgggcacGGCGCGGCCGCGCGTCGGGTGGCTAAAGAAGCTCATCCCGCGGGACTACCTGCCCcggagccggcggtggaggctgGCCGCCCCGTCCGCCGGCGGCGCGTCCAGGCTGGCGTCGTCGCTGTCGCGCTCGCTGCGGTGGAAGCGCCTCCCGGGGCTCTCCTCCCTCAGCCTGCGCAGCggctcggcgtcggcggtggTCGACGCGGTCGCGTTCCGCGTCATGTACGTTGTGGAGGCCGTCGTGCTGGGGCTTGCGCTCTCGTGCTTCTTCCTCTGCTGCGGTTGTCACCTCTGA